The genomic DNA GTTTAGCGCTCACATAGTCGGTATAGTTTTTATTTAAACTTGAAATACCGAAGTTATATCTGGCATCAACAAAAATATTGTTATTAAACATATACTCGCCGCCAAGGTGAAGACCAAAGTTAGCCCCTGCCAATTCATTTTTGATGGCATCATCAAGTTTAAATCCTGCATCTTGCTCTAATTCAGACTTAACATCTTGACCATCAGCTTTAATTTTAGTACTTACCCCAGCTTTAAAATTTACATCAAAACCGCCTAAAAGCGAAAATTGATTAAATGTATATTTCAAAGACACAGGTACCGAAATTTGATTTAAAGACAAAGTGGCTTCCGCTTTATTTAGCTCAATGGCATCAGGGTCAATCCCGAACTCTGTCAATTGTTGCTTGCTAATTTTAGAGGGATCCACAGTTGCTTTTGCCCCTACATTGGTATAAAGCACCTCACCTTGAAGGCTTAGATTATTCCCTAAACCGTACTCCACAAACGCACCAGCACTGAAGCCAGACTTGTTTCCTAAAAGAACTTTTGCACTGGAAACTGCCGCTTTAGCACTTACATTAGACAAGTTATAACCTGCCTTTACACCGTATTTCACTTGAGCATTTGCCGCTCCGAAAAGTGCTAATGCACCTAATAGTAATGTTTTTCTCATGTTTTATTATTAAAAATTTTGGACAAAGATAAACTTTATTCTAATAATAACCAACTTTTCAATACAATTTCTTCTAATGCGCTTCTAACCAGTTATCGCCGATGCCAACCTCTGTGAGGAGGGGCACTTGGGTAACATACGCCTGTTCCATTTCTGTTTTGATGAGCGCTTGGGCTTGTTCTACCTCATCTATAGGCGCCTCAAAAACCAGTTCATCATGCACTTGGAGGAGCATTTTGGTTTTTAAATTTTGCTGAGAAAGCGTGCGGCTGATATTAATCATTGCTAATTTAATAATATCCGCAGCACTGCCTTGGATTGGAGCATTCACCGCATTTCGTTCGGCGTGACCACGCACCACAAAGTTATTAGAATTGATGTCTTTCAGATGTCGGCGCCTACCCATAATGGTTTCTACATAACCCTGCTGGCGGGCTTTTTTGACCTGTTCCACCATAAAAGCTTTGAGCTTAGGGTAGGTCTCATAATACGAGTCTATCAACTGTTTTGCTGCCGCCCGAGAAAGCCCCGTTTGTTCAGCCAAAGCAAAAGCACTCTGCCCATAGATAATTCCGAAATTAACCGTTTTAGCCTGACTTCGTTGCAGTTTTGACACTTCTTCTATCGGAATATTAAACAATTTAGAAGCTGTGGATGCGTGGATGTCTTCGCCATTTTGGAACGCCTTAATCATCGTGTCTTCGCCGGAAATCTCCGCAATAAGCCTCAACTCTATTTGAGAATAGTCCGCAGAAATGATTTTAAAACCCTGATCCGCCACGAAAGCCCCACGCACCTGCTGTCCTCTAAGTGTTCGGATGGGGATATTTTGTAAATTTGGATTGTTGCTCGCCAGCCTGCCCGTAGCCGCCACGGTTTGTGCAAAAGTAGTGTGCACCCTACCATCAACAGGGCTAATCTGCTGCGGCAAAGCATCTACATAGGTAGATTTAAGCTTCTGCAATTGGCGATAATCCAAAATCAGTTGGATGATGTCGTGCTTGCCAGAAAGCTTTTGCAGCACCTCCTCCGAGGTGGAATATTGCCCTGTTTTCGTTTTCTTGGCTTTGGCATCTAATTTCAATTCTTCAAATAAAACCTCGCCGAGTTGTTTGGGAGAGTTCAGATTGAACGGTTCTTTTGTGAATTTAAAAATCTGAGTTTCTAAGTCTTTTAAATCCCGCTCTAAGTCTATGCTTTCTTGAGCTAACCACGCTTCATCAAGAGCTACGCCAGCCAATTCCATCTCCGCTAAAACTTTAACCAAAGGCATTTCTATATCATAAAACACCGCCTCTACCGCTTCTTTTTTAAGTTGTGGCGCAAATAATTCGTAGAGCTGGAAAGTAATATCGGCATCCTCGGCGGCATATTGGGTTTGCTCCTCTATGGAAACGGCACGCAGCGTTTTCTGATTTTTCCCTTTCTTGCCAATAAGACTTTCTATCTCTATCGGTTGATAATCCAAGTACATTTCCGAGAGGTAATCCATACCGTGTCTGCCATCAGGATTGAGCAAATAATGGGCAATCATCGTATCAAAAAGGGCACCTTGGATCTCAATTTGGTACTGCCGTAGGACTTTATAATCAAATTTGAGGTTGTGGGCGATTTTAAGGATTTCTTCATTTTCAAAAAACGGTCGGAAGCGCTCCACCACTGCCTGCGCCGCCGCTCTATCCTCAGGAATCGGCACATAGTACGCCAAGCCTTTTTTATAAGAAAAGCTTAATCCAATCAGTTCCGCTTGCATCTCATCTAAGCTCGTGGTCTCCGTATCAAAGCAAACGGCGGACTGCGAGAGTAAGTTCTCCACCAATAGCCGCTGCCCTTTTTCGGTGTCTATATATTGATAAAGGTGGTCGGTATCTTGGATATTTTTCTTGCTGGTGGTGCTTTTCTCCAATGCCTCAAAGTCTGAAAATAAGTCCAACTGCACACCCCCTGTCTGAGGCTGATTTTCTTGAACAGGCGCCGCCGCAGGGGTTTCCTTTTGAGTAAAAGCTCTATAAAGATTTTCGTATAAACGGCGAAATTCTATCTCTTCAAACACAGCTTTAACCGTCTCAAAATCTGGAGTTTCTAAGTCGTATTCGGTTTCGTTAAACGCAATAGGCGCATCACAAAGGATGGTGGCTAATTTTTTAGACAACAAACCACGCTCCGCCGATGCTTCCACTTTTTCTTTTAACTTGCCTTTCAGCTGGTGGGTGTTTGCCAATAGATTTTCCATTGACCCAAATTCTTTGATGAATTTTTTGGCGGTCTTCTCTCCTACGCCCTCTAAACCTGGGATGTTATCCACGCTATCCCCCATCATTCCTAAATAATCTATGATTTGCTTAGGGTGGTCAATCTCATATTTGGCTAAAACTTCCGGCACGCCTAAAATCTCAATATCACCACCTTTTAGTCCTGGTTTATAGATTTTGATATGATCCGTAACGAGTTGCGCAAAATCTTTGTCTGGCGTTACCATAAAGACTTCGTAGCCTTGTTTCTCCGCCTTGCCAGCAATAGTGCCAATGACATCATCTGCCTCATAGCCTTCCACGCCCAAAATAGGAATGTGCATAGCCTCCAAAATACGATGGATATAAGGCACCGCAATTTTTATCGCCTCTGGTGTTTCGGCACGGTTGGCTTTGTAGTCAGAAAAATCTTCGTGCCTAATATTCTGCCTGCCCACATCAAAAACCACCGCCAAATGGCTTGGTCTTTCCCTTTTAATGAGCTCTATCAGTGAGTTGGTAAACCCATAAATAGCCGAGGTATCTAAACCGTTGGTGGTCAATCTCGGGTTTCTGATAAAGGCATAATAACCCCTAAAAATCATTGCGTAGGCATCTATTAAATAGAGCCTTTTGTCTGTGGTATCCATCATAGAGCAAAGATAATATTTTTAACGCAACCGAGTTGGTTTTAAAGTAGAAATCTCCATTGAATGCCTTTTTTAGACTTCTATTTTTGTTTTTTATTGAAATTAAACGGCTTTTTTATCTCAAAATCAATGTTTTTCGCTTTTTTATTTATCACCAATGATGATGCATTCGTATAATCTCAGTTATAATTTTTCTAATTTGGCAAATTTCAAAATCAGGTTTTTCTCGCCCTCGTGTTCAAAGTCAATGCGCGCCTTCACATTAGAGGCATCGGAGCCGTCTAAAAAGACCACCACGCCTACACCAAAACGATCGTGCCGCACTTGATCCCCCACCTGAATTTCATCTCCAGCCCCTGCCGGCGTTTTAATCTGCGCCGATGCCAAAGGCGTTAGCTTTTGTTCCGTGGTTTTCGGCTCTAAGCGCTTAAGGGTTTTCTTCGGTTCTTTCTTTCTAAACGCTGTAGCTGCTGGTGGCGTATCATCAAAAATATTGGATTTAAGCCCCGATGTATTGATGTATTTTTTCTCGACATTGGGATTGAGGAATTCCAAATATTCCGCCTCTATCTCGCTGAGGAAGCGGCTAGGCTCGGCATCTGTAATTTTTCCCCACTGAAATCTGGAAATGGCATAAGTGAGGAACGCCTGCTTTTCGGCACGGGTGAGCGCCACATAAAACAGTCGCCGTTCTTCCTCTAAATCTTCGCGCGAGGTGCTGCTCATAAAGCTCGGAAAGAGGTTTTCCTCTAAGCCCACCAAATGGACAATAGGAAATTCTAACCCTTTGGAAAGGTGGATAGTCATCAGCGAAACTTGGTCTTCATCCTCTTGTTTATCCTGAGTATCAGAAGATAACGCAATATTTTCTAAGAAATTAGACAGACTGGCATCTCCATCTTCTAACTGCTGTTGCTCCTCAATGAAGCCCTGCATAGAGTTCATCAATTCTTGGACATTCTCCAATCGGGAAATGCCTTCTGGCGTTTGGTCGTCCTTTAAAAATTTAATCAGTCCGCTGCGTTTTACCACTTCCATACCCACAGTGTAGGCATCTTCGGTTTTGAGCATCACTTGGAAGGCTTTTATCATCTGCCAAAAGTCATTCAGCTTGTTTAGGGCGGCATTATTCATCCCTAAATGGGCGGCGTGGCGTGGCAAATCGGATAAAACTTGAGCAATCGTTAAGCCCTGAGCATCAGCATAAACCATCAGTTTATTTTGGGTGGTTTCTCCAATGCCTCGGGCGGGATAGTTAATGATTCTAAGCAATGCCTCGGTATCGTTTTCGTTGACCAACAGGCGGAGGTAGGCTACCAAATCTTTAATTTCTTTTCTTTGATAGAACGAAAGCCCGCCATACACACGGTACGGAATGCCTTTTTTACGGAGGGCATCCTCAAAGGCTCGGGTTTGAGAATTGGTACGGTAGAGAATCGCGAAATCCTTGAACGACCGCTGTTCCGTATGGCGCTTTTCCCAGATATTACTTGCAACAAAACGGGCTTCATCTGCGTCTGACAGGGCTCTGAATACCTTTAGCCTCTCGCCTTCTTCATTCTGACTAAATACATTTTTTTTGAACTGCATTTGGTTCTTAGAAATCACGACATTAGCAGCATTAACGATGTTCTGCGTAGAGCGATAATTTTGCTCCAAAGCGATGGAAACCGCGTCTGGATAGTCTTTTTGGAAGTTGAGAATGTTGTAAATATTAGCCCCTCGGAATGAGTAAATAGATTGGGCATCATCTCCCACCACGCAGATATTTTCGTATTTAGATGCTAAAGCCTTAACT from Riemerella columbina includes the following:
- a CDS encoding ATP-dependent helicase, whose translation is MIDYLKGLNEAQYQAVTTLDGPLMVLAGAGSGKTRVLTMRIAHLITNEVDPFNILALTFTNKAAKEMKERIAKVVGESDARSLWMGTFHSVFARILRSEAHYLGFPSNFTIYDTQDSLNVLKKVIKDLNIDSDLYKPKKIQARISQYKNNLITVRAYYNNPELLEADAKANMKLLGRIYQKYVDTCFKNGAMDFDDLLLRTNELLTRFPEVLAKYQERFRYILVDEYQDTNHSQYLIVKALASKYENICVVGDDAQSIYSFRGANIYNILNFQKDYPDAVSIALEQNYRSTQNIVNAANVVISKNQMQFKKNVFSQNEEGERLKVFRALSDADEARFVASNIWEKRHTEQRSFKDFAILYRTNSQTRAFEDALRKKGIPYRVYGGLSFYQRKEIKDLVAYLRLLVNENDTEALLRIINYPARGIGETTQNKLMVYADAQGLTIAQVLSDLPRHAAHLGMNNAALNKLNDFWQMIKAFQVMLKTEDAYTVGMEVVKRSGLIKFLKDDQTPEGISRLENVQELMNSMQGFIEEQQQLEDGDASLSNFLENIALSSDTQDKQEDEDQVSLMTIHLSKGLEFPIVHLVGLEENLFPSFMSSTSREDLEEERRLFYVALTRAEKQAFLTYAISRFQWGKITDAEPSRFLSEIEAEYLEFLNPNVEKKYINTSGLKSNIFDDTPPAATAFRKKEPKKTLKRLEPKTTEQKLTPLASAQIKTPAGAGDEIQVGDQVRHDRFGVGVVVFLDGSDASNVKARIDFEHEGEKNLILKFAKLEKL
- the polA gene encoding DNA polymerase I; this translates as MMDTTDKRLYLIDAYAMIFRGYYAFIRNPRLTTNGLDTSAIYGFTNSLIELIKRERPSHLAVVFDVGRQNIRHEDFSDYKANRAETPEAIKIAVPYIHRILEAMHIPILGVEGYEADDVIGTIAGKAEKQGYEVFMVTPDKDFAQLVTDHIKIYKPGLKGGDIEILGVPEVLAKYEIDHPKQIIDYLGMMGDSVDNIPGLEGVGEKTAKKFIKEFGSMENLLANTHQLKGKLKEKVEASAERGLLSKKLATILCDAPIAFNETEYDLETPDFETVKAVFEEIEFRRLYENLYRAFTQKETPAAAPVQENQPQTGGVQLDLFSDFEALEKSTTSKKNIQDTDHLYQYIDTEKGQRLLVENLLSQSAVCFDTETTSLDEMQAELIGLSFSYKKGLAYYVPIPEDRAAAQAVVERFRPFFENEEILKIAHNLKFDYKVLRQYQIEIQGALFDTMIAHYLLNPDGRHGMDYLSEMYLDYQPIEIESLIGKKGKNQKTLRAVSIEEQTQYAAEDADITFQLYELFAPQLKKEAVEAVFYDIEMPLVKVLAEMELAGVALDEAWLAQESIDLERDLKDLETQIFKFTKEPFNLNSPKQLGEVLFEELKLDAKAKKTKTGQYSTSEEVLQKLSGKHDIIQLILDYRQLQKLKSTYVDALPQQISPVDGRVHTTFAQTVAATGRLASNNPNLQNIPIRTLRGQQVRGAFVADQGFKIISADYSQIELRLIAEISGEDTMIKAFQNGEDIHASTASKLFNIPIEEVSKLQRSQAKTVNFGIIYGQSAFALAEQTGLSRAAAKQLIDSYYETYPKLKAFMVEQVKKARQQGYVETIMGRRRHLKDINSNNFVVRGHAERNAVNAPIQGSAADIIKLAMINISRTLSQQNLKTKMLLQVHDELVFEAPIDEVEQAQALIKTEMEQAYVTQVPLLTEVGIGDNWLEAH
- a CDS encoding porin family protein codes for the protein MRKTLLLGALALFGAANAQVKYGVKAGYNLSNVSAKAAVSSAKVLLGNKSGFSAGAFVEYGLGNNLSLQGEVLYTNVGAKATVDPSKISKQQLTEFGIDPDAIELNKAEATLSLNQISVPVSLKYTFNQFSLLGGFDVNFKAGVSTKIKADGQDVKSELEQDAGFKLDDAIKNELAGANFGLHLGGEYMFNNNIFVDARYNFGISSLNKNYTDYVSAKQRYFQVSVGYKF